A single window of Nocardia sp. NBC_01327 DNA harbors:
- a CDS encoding DUF1254 domain-containing protein: MTFGSFDTKQDRAVAPGRQWPRRGALAALLSVTVAASFGLVACSSDSSSDNSSSTSTTTVSDDPAAIATDAYVFGYPLVLMDATRAAALPANHFDHADALPTAADRSVVRLNLDTLYSQAWLDVKNEPMVIQIPQMDSGRYWLMQFMDAWSNTRHDPSSLDPKLKSGAKSGPFTYAITGPGWHGTLPDDITPLPVPTDTAWLLGRVQVNGQDDIAAVQAIQNQMKLVPLSQWQSGDRDNLPAPSPADKSVQPSKQVADMDGPAFFATLSALMVDNPPAAADAPAMARFAKIGLTPGGATDKVSADVLNNAATAAQKSIAAYHDPSSKNENGWTFGTNTGTYGTDYINRAYIAAHGLGANLPQDALYPTTFTKADDNGTPIRYRLHFPEGQLPPVGAFWSLTAYDADSFLIDNPANIFAVGHQIPVVKNPDGSVDIAVQNADPGSTVPVGNWLPIPAAGPFSLTLRLYAPDKTAVDGTWQPPALQKVS; the protein is encoded by the coding sequence ATGACATTCGGTTCATTCGATACGAAGCAGGACCGGGCGGTCGCACCCGGACGGCAGTGGCCGCGACGCGGAGCACTCGCCGCACTACTGTCGGTGACCGTGGCGGCGAGCTTCGGCCTGGTCGCGTGCAGCAGCGATTCCTCCTCGGACAATAGCTCCTCGACCTCCACCACCACCGTCTCCGATGATCCGGCCGCGATCGCGACCGACGCGTATGTCTTCGGATACCCACTGGTGCTGATGGACGCGACGCGCGCAGCGGCGTTGCCGGCCAATCACTTCGACCACGCCGACGCGCTGCCGACCGCCGCGGACCGTTCGGTGGTGCGGTTGAACCTCGACACGCTGTATTCGCAGGCCTGGCTGGATGTGAAGAACGAGCCGATGGTGATCCAGATTCCGCAGATGGACAGCGGCCGGTACTGGCTCATGCAATTCATGGACGCGTGGAGCAATACCCGGCACGATCCGAGCAGTCTGGATCCGAAACTGAAGTCCGGCGCGAAGTCCGGTCCGTTCACCTATGCGATTACCGGCCCCGGCTGGCACGGCACCCTGCCCGATGACATCACACCGCTGCCGGTGCCCACCGACACGGCTTGGCTACTGGGCCGCGTGCAGGTCAACGGTCAGGACGATATCGCGGCGGTGCAGGCCATCCAGAATCAGATGAAGCTGGTTCCCTTGAGCCAGTGGCAGTCCGGCGATCGCGATAATCTTCCCGCCCCCAGCCCGGCGGACAAGTCGGTGCAGCCCTCCAAACAGGTGGCGGATATGGACGGACCCGCCTTCTTCGCCACATTGAGCGCGCTGATGGTCGACAATCCGCCCGCAGCGGCCGATGCTCCGGCCATGGCCCGGTTCGCCAAGATCGGGCTCACACCGGGCGGCGCCACCGACAAGGTCTCGGCCGACGTGCTGAACAATGCCGCGACCGCGGCTCAGAAATCCATTGCCGCATACCACGATCCGAGCTCCAAGAACGAGAACGGCTGGACGTTCGGCACGAATACCGGCACCTACGGCACCGACTACATCAACCGCGCCTACATCGCGGCGCACGGATTGGGAGCGAACCTGCCGCAGGATGCGCTGTACCCCACCACCTTCACCAAGGCCGACGACAATGGCACGCCGATTCGATACCGGTTGCACTTCCCCGAGGGTCAGTTGCCTCCGGTGGGCGCGTTCTGGTCGTTGACCGCCTATGACGCGGACAGCTTCCTGATCGACAATCCGGCGAATATCTTCGCGGTCGGTCACCAGATTCCGGTGGTGAAGAATCCCGACGGATCGGTGGATATCGCCGTCCAGAATGCCGACCCGGGTTCGACTGTGCCCGTGGGCAATTGGCTGCCGATTCCGGCGGCGGGCCCGTTCTCGCTGACGCTGCGGCTGTACGCACCGGACAAGACGGCCGTCGACGGCACCTGGCAACCGCCCGCCCTGCAGAAAGTCAGCTGA
- a CDS encoding DinB family protein, which yields MTWSIPQITTGAERRLLESMLDRNRAELIATVRGLSEHDAHRRLVASLTTPIGLLKHAAVAERIWFQHVLAGIPESECGGGTTPGDASFVVDDTETVADVIAEFETASARSRAIAAQFDLDDIKTHPRIGDVSLRFIYLLALEDFARHAGHGDILAEQINHPAPPGIHGPEHS from the coding sequence ATGACATGGTCGATACCGCAAATCACCACCGGTGCAGAGCGTCGTCTGCTCGAGTCCATGCTCGACCGCAACCGAGCCGAACTGATCGCTACGGTGCGCGGCCTGTCCGAACACGATGCCCACCGCCGCCTCGTCGCGTCGCTGACCACACCGATCGGCTTGCTCAAGCACGCCGCGGTCGCTGAGCGAATCTGGTTCCAGCACGTCTTGGCCGGAATACCCGAGAGTGAATGCGGCGGCGGCACGACGCCGGGCGACGCCAGTTTCGTCGTCGACGACACTGAGACCGTGGCCGACGTGATCGCCGAATTCGAAACCGCCAGTGCACGTTCCCGTGCGATCGCCGCCCAATTCGACCTCGACGACATCAAGACGCACCCCCGTATCGGGGACGTCAGCCTCCGTTTCATCTACTTGCTCGCACTCGAGGACTTCGCCCGTCACGCCGGCCACGGTGACATCCTCGCCGAGCAGATCAACCACCCCGCCCCGCCGGGCATCCACGGTCCAGAACACTCCTAG
- a CDS encoding DUF5915 domain-containing protein: protein MSSASSSARRDAGLYISDSIIVTIASSTEVRTAVLQHQALIADETLAEEIFLVSELDDGYCGTAGSTDLLIHIDRTS from the coding sequence ATGTCATCCGCGTCATCCAGCGCGCGCCGAGACGCCGGACTCTATATCTCCGACAGCATCATCGTGACCATCGCGAGTAGCACTGAGGTGCGGACAGCGGTATTGCAACACCAGGCGTTGATTGCCGACGAAACCCTGGCGGAGGAGATCTTCCTCGTTTCGGAACTCGACGACGGCTACTGCGGAACGGCCGGATCCACCGACCTCCTCATCCACATCGACAGAACGAGCTGA
- a CDS encoding alpha/beta fold hydrolase: MWTTTDSVVSADGTRIVFHTLGDGPPLVVLHGALVTTELYLPLAELLAAEYRVVVVGRRDYAPSGNGTRPSVFARHVEDLAAVLERQDGPSFVFGHSAGGLVTLEALAAGIPNIRRFALYEAPLAFAGGPLRTTLDRARELVADNHPADAVVEFFRAILDPPAPESILRALGAAMAARAPGLIADLECLAVMDPDLNRWSATATPALLLAGSASDGYGQESMEKLDAALPDSRFTLLAGLTHSPDDFAPVATALREFFH, from the coding sequence ATGTGGACAACAACCGACAGTGTCGTCTCGGCCGACGGCACTCGTATCGTCTTCCATACGCTCGGTGATGGGCCGCCGCTGGTGGTTCTGCACGGCGCGCTGGTCACCACGGAGTTGTATCTGCCGCTGGCCGAGCTGCTCGCCGCCGAATATCGGGTGGTGGTGGTCGGTCGGCGGGACTACGCGCCGAGTGGAAATGGCACGCGGCCAAGTGTTTTCGCCCGGCACGTCGAGGACCTTGCTGCTGTGCTCGAACGTCAGGACGGTCCGAGTTTTGTCTTCGGGCACTCCGCCGGGGGCCTGGTCACCCTGGAGGCGCTCGCCGCGGGCATTCCGAATATCCGGCGGTTCGCGCTGTACGAGGCACCCTTGGCGTTCGCGGGCGGCCCGCTGCGAACGACACTGGACCGAGCCCGCGAGCTCGTCGCCGACAACCACCCAGCCGATGCGGTGGTCGAATTCTTCCGGGCCATCCTCGATCCGCCTGCCCCGGAAAGCATCCTGCGCGCGCTGGGAGCGGCCATGGCCGCCCGCGCGCCCGGGTTGATCGCCGACCTCGAATGCCTCGCCGTAATGGATCCGGACCTGAACCGCTGGTCTGCCACGGCCACACCGGCACTGCTGCTGGCGGGCTCCGCCAGTGATGGTTACGGGCAGGAAAGCATGGAGAAACTCGATGCGGCCCTGCCGGATTCACGATTCACGCTGCTGGCCGGGCTGACCCACAGTCCCGATGATTTCGCTCCGGTAGCGACTGCGCTCCGCGAGTTCTTCCACTAG
- a CDS encoding histone deacetylase: MTHVWYCAYGSNLLARRLAYYAEGGTPPGTTHTYPGFRDRTPPLKTTPLTLPGTVYFAWQSLVWPGGVAFYTDRPEPGWPRGAAGRGYLLTRQQFSDLLTQEMHRIPGRTTDFDIDAVLDSGRVQFGPGRYETVVHVGDLDGFPVLTFTSPWDPATVVLRKPSARYLGMLAEGLRESHGWERARIVDYLSELPGVQGNWELAELYGLAG, from the coding sequence ATGACGCACGTCTGGTACTGCGCGTACGGCTCCAACCTGCTCGCCCGCAGGCTGGCGTACTACGCCGAGGGCGGCACTCCCCCGGGCACGACGCACACCTATCCCGGATTCCGTGACCGCACACCACCTTTGAAGACCACTCCCCTCACTCTGCCCGGGACTGTCTACTTCGCCTGGCAGAGTCTCGTCTGGCCCGGGGGCGTGGCCTTCTATACCGATCGGCCAGAACCCGGCTGGCCGCGGGGCGCCGCGGGGCGCGGGTACCTGCTGACTCGGCAGCAGTTCAGCGATCTGCTCACTCAGGAGATGCACCGGATTCCTGGCCGGACAACCGATTTCGATATCGACGCAGTGCTGGACTCCGGCCGTGTGCAGTTCGGGCCGGGTCGGTACGAGACCGTTGTCCATGTCGGCGATCTCGACGGTTTTCCCGTCCTGACCTTTACGTCACCCTGGGATCCTGCGACCGTCGTGCTTCGGAAGCCCTCCGCGCGCTATCTCGGGATGCTGGCCGAGGGTCTGCGGGAGTCGCATGGATGGGAGCGCGCCCGAATTGTCGACTACCTGTCCGAACTACCTGGCGTTCAGGGGAATTGGGAACTTGCGGAGCTGTACGGGCTCGCGGGCTAG
- a CDS encoding TetR/AcrR family transcriptional regulator, with amino-acid sequence MNLEQSVETTLDHRKGPRRRGAELERAILMATLEELAERGYSALTMERVAIRARTSKAVLYRRWSGRAELVMDAYKGIGIADADVPDTGALRTDVISLLRQISAKMTTPFGGLLRGLIAEMNREPEFGRLIRERVHGAGPATIRMLLQRAVERGEVERSTLDSRRAMVAIDLLRNEFLMFGAPIDDAVIIDIVDQVYLPLVLRPDRPR; translated from the coding sequence GTGAACCTCGAGCAATCCGTCGAGACGACCCTCGACCATCGCAAAGGACCGCGCCGCCGTGGCGCGGAACTCGAGCGCGCCATTCTCATGGCCACGCTGGAGGAATTGGCCGAGCGGGGATACTCCGCGCTGACCATGGAACGGGTCGCGATCAGGGCGCGCACCAGCAAGGCTGTCCTGTATCGCCGCTGGTCCGGGCGCGCCGAGCTGGTTATGGACGCCTACAAGGGGATTGGCATCGCCGATGCCGATGTCCCCGATACCGGCGCGCTGCGCACGGATGTGATCTCCCTGCTGCGCCAGATTTCCGCGAAGATGACCACACCGTTCGGTGGCCTCCTGCGTGGACTCATCGCCGAGATGAACCGTGAGCCCGAATTCGGGCGGCTCATCAGGGAACGGGTGCACGGCGCCGGGCCCGCGACGATTCGAATGCTGCTGCAGCGTGCTGTGGAACGCGGTGAGGTCGAGCGCTCGACTCTGGATTCCCGGCGGGCCATGGTCGCAATCGACCTGCTGCGCAACGAGTTCCTGATGTTCGGGGCGCCGATCGATGACGCGGTCATCATCGATATCGTCGATCAGGTGTATCTGCCGCTGGTGCTACGCCCCGATCGGCCTCGATGA
- a CDS encoding cytochrome P450: MTETVVPFQAQDAPAFPSDRTCPYQLPAQYFRLRDDEGSLRKVTLYDGRTAWVVTKHDAARRLLADPRLSSDRTHLDFPATSARVLSFRDRTPGFISLDPPEHGPKRRMLISEFTVKRVKGMRSDIEQIVHGCIDDMLAAGPPADLVSQFALPVPSLVICRLLGVPYEDHEIFQDASRQLLQATTAADATAARDALSAYLDGLITAVQTTPRPGLLGSLVADQLAHGEIDREELVATAVLLLVAGHETTASMTSLSVITLLEHPEQHAALRADPALIPGAVEELLRYLAIADIATGRIAKADIEIDGQVIEAGDGVLVSNSIANRDGAVFAEPDTFDVHRSARHHIAFGYGVHQCLGQNLARLELEVILAALFDRIPTLRLAVPLDQLTLRPGTTIQGVNELPVTW; this comes from the coding sequence ATGACAGAGACTGTTGTGCCATTTCAGGCCCAGGATGCCCCCGCCTTTCCGAGCGACCGCACCTGTCCGTATCAGCTACCCGCCCAGTACTTCCGGCTCCGCGACGACGAAGGCTCGCTGCGGAAGGTGACTCTCTACGACGGGCGCACGGCCTGGGTGGTCACCAAGCACGACGCGGCGCGGAGACTGCTGGCCGACCCCCGCCTGTCCTCGGACCGGACCCACCTCGATTTCCCCGCCACCTCGGCGCGCGTGCTCAGCTTCCGGGACCGCACACCGGGTTTCATCAGTCTCGACCCACCCGAGCACGGCCCCAAGCGGCGGATGCTGATCAGCGAGTTCACCGTCAAACGGGTCAAGGGCATGCGGTCCGATATCGAGCAGATCGTGCACGGCTGCATCGATGACATGCTCGCCGCCGGTCCTCCGGCCGATCTGGTCAGCCAGTTCGCCTTGCCGGTCCCGTCTCTGGTGATCTGCCGCCTGCTCGGTGTGCCGTACGAGGATCACGAGATCTTCCAGGATGCGAGCCGACAGCTGTTGCAGGCGACAACCGCAGCCGATGCGACCGCCGCGCGCGATGCGCTCTCGGCCTATCTGGACGGGCTCATCACCGCGGTGCAGACCACGCCTCGTCCCGGTCTGCTGGGCAGCCTCGTCGCCGACCAGCTGGCCCACGGCGAGATCGATCGCGAGGAACTGGTCGCGACCGCGGTCCTGCTGCTCGTCGCCGGCCACGAGACAACGGCATCGATGACCTCACTATCGGTGATCACCCTGCTCGAGCATCCGGAGCAGCACGCCGCCCTGCGCGCCGATCCCGCTCTCATCCCGGGCGCGGTCGAGGAACTGCTGCGCTATCTCGCCATCGCCGACATCGCGACCGGCCGAATCGCGAAGGCCGACATAGAGATCGACGGCCAGGTGATCGAGGCCGGTGACGGCGTGCTCGTCAGCAATTCCATCGCCAATCGCGATGGTGCGGTCTTCGCGGAGCCGGATACCTTCGATGTCCACCGCTCGGCCCGCCACCACATCGCGTTCGGCTACGGCGTGCACCAGTGCCTCGGCCAGAACCTGGCCCGCCTGGAACTCGAGGTCATCCTCGCGGCGCTGTTCGATCGCATTCCGACTCTGCGGCTGGCGGTTCCGCTGGACCAACTGACGCTGCGACCCGGCACCACGATCCAGGGCGTCAACGAACTCCCGGTCACCTGGTGA
- a CDS encoding ferredoxin: protein MRVTADRNICIGAGLCALTAPAVFDQDDDEGLVIVRDAHPDNMTEPAVREALNICPSGAIAFTE from the coding sequence ATGCGAGTGACTGCCGACCGGAATATCTGCATCGGCGCGGGCCTGTGCGCACTGACCGCTCCCGCGGTCTTCGATCAGGACGACGATGAGGGCCTCGTCATAGTCCGAGATGCTCACCCGGACAACATGACTGAGCCCGCCGTCCGGGAGGCGCTCAACATTTGCCCCTCCGGCGCCATCGCATTCACCGAATAG
- a CDS encoding MMPL/RND family transporter, whose product MQADRLDKLGALVRRFRYVVVAIWLLSAGILNLAVPQLESTVFDNSTPMIPQDTPASRMLIEMGKQFGESSSSGIAYLMLTGAEPLDATDRAYCDKIVAALTADHEHVDSVMDLWASPATAGSVVSADKKSVYTQIRLVGDTGTTQATRSIAAVRAAVAAVPRPPGLQADITGPGPTFADELDGIHHALAIITLMTVVLISLLLMATYRSLSTVFVALLTIGLALATARPVVSLFGAHGLPTSIFSVALLSAMILGASTDYAIFLISRYHEGRREALSPLEAYRGAYRRITPIILASGLIVVLTCATMTFTRIGVFRTIGIPCAIGVLITVAAAITLTPALLMIAADWGLAEPSARPTANYWQRMAAAVTGHPVRMLAASLAVTAALAAVLPTLVISYDERATQPSDTPSNRGYAAAAAHFPANELLPIYVLIRSDHDMRTARDYAAIETLSTEITRLPGVAAVRSISRPLGVPIPEAAVDKQIGTVSTQLGAAATQLSAARPDVQRLSSGVAQLNDGAQALAAGMGSLTSGSAQAGQGASQLVDGSHTLANGIDQLAGGAVQLSSGAQRLQTGSADLADRVDLALAPVQGPLSAIDGLRALVSADPQCAATPMCATAQAALSAFDSSSTGNAVSELAQLRAGVHALSDGQAQLATGIAQLVTGLQTAQAGSTALVDGQTRLQQGIGALGSGIGQAKTGADGLAAGTGQLHDGVTQVAQVYDQLPAGLDQAVGFLNGLAQNPTIAPAAGGFNLPDLAMTNKDLTTATKIYLSPDGHSARMMVFGKANAFSAEGLALTQQVADAARAAAGRTSLTGATFETGGMSQAYVDLRAMAFRDLVTIIAAASILILLVLAVTLRSLIAPLYVFGTVLLSYLAALGLSVLLWQHILGKPLHWAVPSMAFIALTAVGADYNLLLMSRVRDELRAAPDAGLRAAVARALSRTGGVITTAGIVFAITMFALMFSDITNIAQIGFTIATGLLLDTLVVRTVMIPAMAVLVGRWNWWPSRLSRTPAEPRSTERVPQPDAALT is encoded by the coding sequence ATGCAGGCCGACCGACTCGACAAACTCGGTGCACTGGTGCGGCGATTCCGGTACGTAGTGGTGGCGATCTGGCTGCTGTCGGCCGGAATTCTGAATCTCGCTGTACCGCAGCTGGAATCGACGGTTTTCGACAACTCCACGCCGATGATTCCGCAGGACACGCCTGCCTCTCGAATGCTGATCGAGATGGGTAAGCAGTTCGGGGAATCGAGCAGTTCGGGGATTGCCTACCTGATGCTGACGGGCGCCGAGCCGCTCGATGCGACCGACCGCGCCTACTGCGACAAGATCGTGGCCGCGCTGACGGCCGATCACGAGCACGTCGATTCGGTCATGGATCTGTGGGCGTCGCCCGCCACCGCCGGATCGGTTGTCAGCGCGGACAAGAAGTCCGTGTACACACAGATCCGCCTGGTCGGCGATACCGGAACCACCCAGGCCACTCGATCGATCGCCGCGGTGCGCGCCGCGGTGGCGGCGGTCCCGCGACCGCCGGGCCTGCAAGCCGATATCACCGGTCCCGGACCGACATTCGCCGATGAGCTCGACGGCATCCACCATGCGCTGGCCATTATCACGCTGATGACCGTCGTCCTGATCTCGCTGCTGCTCATGGCGACCTACAGATCGCTGTCCACCGTTTTCGTCGCGCTGCTCACCATCGGGCTGGCGCTGGCGACCGCGCGGCCGGTGGTCTCCCTGTTCGGCGCCCACGGACTGCCGACATCGATCTTCTCGGTGGCGCTGCTGTCGGCGATGATCCTCGGCGCGAGTACCGACTATGCGATCTTCCTGATCAGTCGGTACCACGAGGGACGGCGCGAAGCGCTGTCCCCGCTCGAGGCGTATCGGGGCGCGTACCGGCGGATTACGCCGATCATCCTCGCCTCCGGTCTCATCGTGGTCCTGACTTGCGCCACAATGACTTTCACCCGCATCGGAGTGTTCCGCACCATCGGCATCCCGTGTGCGATCGGTGTGCTGATCACGGTGGCCGCGGCGATCACGCTCACGCCGGCGCTGTTGATGATCGCCGCCGATTGGGGTCTCGCCGAACCCTCCGCGCGCCCGACCGCGAATTACTGGCAACGTATGGCGGCCGCGGTCACCGGTCATCCCGTCCGCATGCTGGCTGCCTCGCTGGCCGTGACCGCCGCCCTCGCGGCGGTGCTGCCCACACTCGTCATCAGCTACGACGAGCGCGCGACGCAGCCCTCCGACACCCCCAGCAATCGCGGATACGCCGCTGCCGCAGCGCATTTCCCCGCCAATGAACTGCTGCCGATCTATGTGCTGATCCGCTCCGATCACGATATGCGCACCGCACGTGACTATGCCGCGATCGAAACACTCTCCACCGAGATCACCCGGCTGCCCGGAGTCGCTGCCGTCCGGTCGATTTCGCGACCGCTGGGCGTTCCCATCCCGGAGGCCGCGGTCGACAAGCAGATCGGGACGGTGAGCACTCAGCTCGGTGCGGCCGCCACGCAGCTCTCGGCCGCTCGGCCCGATGTGCAGCGATTGTCCAGCGGTGTGGCGCAGCTGAACGACGGGGCTCAGGCGCTGGCCGCCGGAATGGGCAGTCTCACCAGCGGTTCCGCGCAGGCCGGGCAGGGCGCCTCCCAGCTCGTCGACGGCTCGCACACGCTCGCCAATGGCATCGACCAATTAGCCGGTGGCGCAGTACAACTCAGCTCCGGGGCGCAGCGCCTGCAAACGGGCAGTGCCGATCTCGCCGATCGGGTGGATCTCGCACTGGCCCCGGTGCAGGGGCCGCTGTCCGCCATCGACGGATTACGGGCGCTGGTGTCGGCCGATCCGCAATGCGCGGCCACGCCGATGTGCGCCACCGCCCAGGCCGCACTGTCGGCCTTCGACAGCAGTTCGACCGGCAATGCCGTGAGCGAGCTGGCGCAGCTGCGGGCGGGTGTGCACGCGCTGTCGGACGGCCAGGCGCAGCTGGCGACCGGTATCGCCCAGTTGGTTACCGGTCTGCAAACGGCGCAGGCGGGATCGACCGCACTGGTCGACGGGCAGACTCGGTTGCAGCAGGGAATCGGTGCGCTCGGATCCGGTATCGGACAGGCGAAGACCGGCGCCGACGGACTGGCCGCCGGCACCGGTCAGCTGCACGACGGTGTCACGCAGGTGGCGCAGGTGTACGACCAGCTACCGGCCGGGCTCGATCAAGCCGTCGGCTTCCTGAACGGCTTGGCGCAGAACCCGACCATCGCGCCGGCGGCGGGCGGATTCAACCTCCCCGACCTCGCGATGACGAACAAGGATCTGACCACCGCCACCAAAATCTATCTCTCTCCGGACGGGCATTCCGCGCGAATGATGGTGTTCGGCAAGGCAAATGCCTTCAGCGCTGAGGGTCTGGCACTGACGCAGCAGGTCGCCGATGCCGCGCGGGCGGCGGCCGGCCGCACCTCACTGACCGGCGCGACCTTCGAGACCGGCGGCATGTCGCAGGCCTATGTCGACTTGCGCGCCATGGCCTTCCGGGATCTCGTCACCATTATCGCGGCGGCGTCGATACTGATCCTGCTGGTGCTGGCGGTGACGCTGCGCAGTCTGATCGCGCCCCTGTACGTTTTCGGCACAGTGCTGCTGTCGTATCTCGCCGCGCTCGGGCTCAGTGTGCTGCTGTGGCAACACATTCTGGGCAAACCGCTGCACTGGGCGGTGCCGTCGATGGCTTTCATCGCCCTGACGGCCGTCGGCGCCGACTACAATCTGCTGCTGATGTCCCGGGTACGCGATGAGTTGCGGGCCGCGCCCGATGCGGGCCTGCGCGCGGCCGTCGCACGGGCACTCAGCCGAACGGGGGGCGTAATCACCACGGCGGGAATTGTTTTCGCTATCACCATGTTCGCGCTGATGTTCTCCGACATCACGAATATCGCCCAGATCGGCTTCACCATCGCGACCGGGCTGCTGCTCGACACGCTCGTGGTGCGCACGGTCATGATCCCGGCGATGGCCGTGCTGGTCGGGCGATGGAACTGGTGGCCGAGCAGGTTGTCGCGGACGCCCGCCGAGCCGCGATCCACCGAGCGCGTACCGCAACCCGATGCTGCACTGACGTGA
- a CDS encoding polyprenyl synthetase family protein — MDNPALPSVPRQSVGLAVRPEFSADPVGRHAASPVDQLTSVTHRLREILYTGEEFDSVYRHVLAAPGKRVRARLVLACSGLLPGAVAAPLDDAVDLACAMEMFHESSLVHDDICDGSLLRRDAPSVPAAFGVRTAARAGFHLAGLALQVVARVLADNPVVFERVGEAPGITYADRLSDLSFGQLIETLPPSVDDAALRRHYELVAGAKTGTLFRLSCSYGGTAGGVDIERLHALMEYADQLALAFQIMDDVRDIEGGPALGKDAGGDLERRVPTWPVIEWLATRPGAREMWLCEDTSSVTLQDDLIDSGATRVARAVAVRATEAADRALDAFPATPARADLRNLLQQVISR, encoded by the coding sequence ATGGACAACCCCGCGCTACCGTCCGTACCTCGCCAGAGTGTTGGCCTGGCCGTGCGCCCCGAGTTCTCGGCGGATCCAGTCGGCCGGCACGCTGCCTCACCGGTCGACCAACTGACCTCTGTCACCCATCGATTGCGTGAAATCCTTTACACGGGTGAGGAATTCGACTCCGTGTACCGCCATGTGCTCGCGGCTCCCGGCAAGCGGGTGCGTGCCCGCCTGGTGCTGGCGTGCTCCGGTCTGCTGCCCGGCGCCGTCGCGGCGCCACTGGACGATGCCGTCGACCTGGCCTGCGCGATGGAGATGTTCCACGAGTCATCGCTCGTGCACGATGACATCTGCGACGGCTCACTGCTGCGGCGTGACGCACCGTCGGTCCCCGCGGCCTTCGGTGTCCGCACCGCGGCCCGTGCCGGATTTCACTTGGCGGGCCTAGCTTTACAGGTGGTCGCGCGGGTGCTGGCCGACAATCCGGTGGTATTCGAACGCGTCGGTGAGGCTCCCGGAATCACCTACGCCGACCGGCTCTCGGACCTGTCCTTCGGTCAGCTCATCGAGACCCTGCCGCCTTCGGTCGACGATGCCGCGCTGCGCCGCCACTACGAACTGGTGGCCGGTGCGAAGACCGGCACCCTGTTCCGGCTCTCGTGTTCCTACGGCGGCACGGCCGGCGGCGTCGACATCGAGCGGCTGCACGCCCTGATGGAATACGCCGACCAGCTCGCGCTCGCCTTCCAGATCATGGACGACGTACGGGATATCGAGGGCGGACCGGCGCTGGGCAAGGACGCCGGCGGCGATCTGGAACGCCGGGTGCCGACCTGGCCGGTGATCGAATGGCTGGCCACCCGGCCCGGCGCGCGCGAAATGTGGCTCTGCGAAGACACTTCCAGCGTCACGCTGCAGGACGATCTGATCGACAGCGGCGCCACTCGCGTCGCCCGGGCGGTCGCCGTGCGCGCCACGGAGGCGGCCGATCGGGCGCTGGATGCGTTCCCCGCCACCCCCGCGCGTGCCGATCTGCGAAACCTGTTGCAGCAGGTGATTTCCCGATGA